The genome window tctctctcttcccctcccgcagcgaggttccattggagcaaagatggcccgggcgctggggatggctccttagcttctgccccaggcgctagagtggctctggtcgcaacagagcaacgccccggatgggcagagcaacgccccctggtgggcgtgccaggtggatcccggtcgggcgcatgcgagagtctgtctgattgcctccccgtttccagcttcagagaaatacaaaaaaaaaaaaaaaaaaaaaaaaaaaagaacatgtctATAATCCcctgctcaatccagcaaccctgtgctcaagctggcaaacccattcaagccagcgacctcagggttttgaacctgggaccttggcgttccaggtcaacgctctattcactgcacatGGATAGAGCCACcagatacttttttaaaactgatttttaaaatcacaaggtTTGGCCAGTTTCCTCAAAACTTGTCTGGCCCCTCCCCAGCCAGCAGTGGGTGAGGGGGCAGAGGTGAGGGTGGTGAAGACAGGACCCATTACACAAGGTGAAATCAGAAAGAACTGTCTTTGGCAGCTTTGTTGCAAGGTTTGATGGTTATCTTTCCAGGAAAGACAGGAAATCCTTAGGAGCGCCCTTGCTTTTCTGCCTTGGAGAAAATGCCTGGGGAAGACGGAGGTAGGTGTGGTGCCGGTAATCTCAGGTGAGGGTGGGAAGAGGTGGCAAGGGGAGTTAATCCCAGGAGGTCATGGGGGTGGAGAGTATACTATGACTAGATCCCCGCCCTGGACCAGCTGTagtccctccccacctctcttctcAACCTCCTCTGGGGCTCACCGTTGGTACCAGAGACCAcatcttgtttccttttcttgcttGACTGGCCCAGGTCCCTGGAGCCCCTCACTCTGCttacagggggtggggatggTTCGTGTGTCTGGCCCCAGGCCCATGTCCCGAGGTTCTCACCGCTGGAAGAAGACCCCACAGCTGTGGAAGCAAGGCTGGGAGGCATGGTGtgtgacttacccaaggtcataGCGACCACAGATCTGGGCCAGTGCTTGGTCAGCCCTCCGTGGTACCCTCAAAATAACACTTTGGAGGTTCCCAGAGGGAACCATGGAGGCTTGACTTTCCTTTTCTTCGGCTCAGTGTGGTCAGATCCTCCCCTCCAAGCAGCTCTCTCCAGCTGTGTGGCCTGCGGGAGTCTCATCACACACATCCTAGAAGTATGTTCACATCAGTGAAGCTCTGGGACTTCGGGACACAGGCTCTGGGGCCAGCCGGCTTGGGTTTGATCCTGTCACAGAATTaacttgcatttatttattcttatatcaaatatttattgccaAGCACTGGGGACACAGCAGCTGACAAAATAGATGTAAGTCCCTACCTCGAGGAGTTTACATACTAGTGGGGAAAGCAAATATCAATAAGataaggaagtaaaataaaatgcatagcaTGTCAGACAACGATCTGCAATGGAGACAAAgcagaggaagggatggagaggaggcagcaggagagggggtggaaggagtgtaattttttttagcaagagagacagacagaaagggagagagtaagagcatcaactcgcagttgcatcactttagttgttcattgattgcttctcatactcatacatgccttaaccagggggctcctgTTGATGATCCCCTGCTTACGCCAACGACCTgtgctcaagcaagatgagcagctgcttaagctggtgacctcagggttttgaacttgggacctcagcatctcaggtccacgctctattcattgcaccaccactggtctggTGAaagagtgtattttatttttattttatttttttttaagattttatttatttagagaaatccaggagggagagaagggtgggaagcatcaattcacagttgcttcttgtatatcccttgactgagcaagcctggggtctcgaactagcgacctcagcattgcaggtttacaccctatccactgaacaaactcAGATCAGGCGAGGAGTGTACGTTGAATAGGATGGATGGATAATGCAAAGACTTGAAGGAGATAAGCGATGAAGCCATATGAGAAGGAGCCTAGCAGACAGGAACAATAGGAGCTGtcaaggccctgaggcagaaacaTGTCTGACATAGTTCAAGAGCAGCAAGGACACTGTCGCTGGAGTAGAGCAAGAGACAACAACTAGAAGTCGAACCAGTCAGACCATCCATCCCAGAGCCTCGTAGTCATAATTCAAGCCTTTGGCTTTAACTGAGTGAATTGGAACCATAGGACAGTGTGAGCAAAAAAAGGACAGAATCTGATTCATGTTCTATAAAAGTCATTCTGGTACTATgtggaaaaaaaagcaagaacatCAGTTAGGAAGCAGCTACAATAATTCAGGCGAGAGGTAATGCTCAGAAGACGGTAGTCATGGTGGTGTGGGCGAGTAGTCAGATTATGTATATTTTGAAAGAACCACATGTTGAATGGATAAAATAACAAGACCCTTACATACGCTGCCTACAAGAGAGTCCcctcagatcaaaagacacagactgaaagtaaagtaatgaaaaaagatatttcatgaaaatagaaatgaaaggaaaaaagctggggtaataataattataccagacaaaatagattttaaaaaatggctataacaaaagataaagaaggacccagcaatttcacttctgggcatttatccaaagaaaacagaaacactaatttgaaaagatatatgcacccctatgttcattgctgcattatttacaacagccacaATATGAAGCAACCCAGCTGGTCATTAATAGATAAGTTGATAAAGATGATgtaatacacacatgcacatgcgcaCAGTAtttactcagccataggaaaggatgaaatcttgccattgaaacaacatggatggacctagagggtgttatgctgagtgaaataagtcagaaagagtaAGACAAATACTTTATCAttgcacttatatgtggaatctaaacaaaacaaaacaaaacagctctggccagatagctcagttggttagaacatcgccCTGAATCACAAGAGCTTGCTGgtcaatccccagttggggcacatacaggaacaaattgatgttcctgtctctgtctctctccttttctctttctctaaaatcaataaaataaacataaaaaaaaaaattttaaaaactaaacagccctggccgattggctcagtgtcagcccagcgtgggGATGACCTGGGATCAATTTACAGTCAGGGCAtgcaagagaagcacccatctgtttctctacccttctctcttgcttctctctttctctctcttctcctcctgcagccatggctcgattgaagcgagttggccccagaagctgaaaatggctccaaggcctccgcctcaggtgctaaaaaatggctccagttgcaacggagcaagggccccagatgggcagagcatcaccccccagtgggcttgccgggggggggggggggatcctggtcagggcatatgcagagtctgtctctgcctcccctcctctcattaaataaaaaataaataaaaaacaaaaacaaaaaactaaacaaacaaacaaacaaacaaacggaaAAGACTggtagatatagagaacaaagtGATAGTTGCCAGAGGGGTGGGTGGTAGGGTGGAGGTTTGAGTTACAAACttatagtacaggggtccccaaactttttacacagggggccagttcactgtccctcagactgttggagggccggacattaaaaaaaactatgaacaaatccctatgcacactgcatatatcttattttaaagtaaaaaaaccaaaacaggaacaaatacaatatttaaaataaagaacaagtaaatttaaatcaataaactgaccagtatttcaatgggaactatgctcctctcactgaccaccaatgaaagaggtgccccttccaaaagtgcggcgggggccggataaatggcctcagggggccgcatgtagcccgcgggctgtagtttggggacccgttaTAGTAGATAAATGTGGAGTACAGCATGGGAAATACAGCCAATAATATCTCAATAATTTTGTACCAAACCATCTGTCTGGTACAGTAGATAAGTGTCAAATCACAATGTTCACACTTGaaattaatattgtatgtcaactatactttaagaaaaaaagctttatattccagaatgaaagagaaaaaaatgtagagcCACCTGGATTTATGAATGTAGGTAGTGAACGGTGATAGGAAGAGAAGAGTCGAGGATTTTGGCCAAAGTCACTAAAAAGGTACAGCTGCCATTTACAGAGATGGGATAGCCTGAGGAGGGGCAGGTTTGGAAGGGAGATCAGGCCATCTATCTGCTGTGTGACCCTAGTAAGTTGCTTAACCACTCTGAACCTGAGTTTATTCATTTGTACAATGGTTATAATAATCACTCCCTTGCAGAGTGGTGATGAGAATTGAGAGAGTTCATTAACTCACAAGCTTGGCACATGTGTGTACCCAATACACGTCCCACCCATGGCCCAGGAACGACACGTGGCCAGCATAAATCTTCAGGAAGAAACTGAAGGAGAGGAAGCCGATGCTTATAAATCTACACTCGAGCTCCTGCTTCCTCCGGGTGGAAGTGGAACAGGTCCTTTAGATTGTTAAGTTTTCTTCCTTCAAGGTCTTCAAAGGTTTTTGGACATGGGATGATGCTAATGGAAGCTGGTGGTGAAATGATAATAAAGATCATATTCCCAAGGCTAGGCTGaagtttataaaacaattttatggcCATTATCTTCTCTGAGCCCAGCAAGGCAGAAATCATATCCATTTTATGAAGTAGGAGAAtgaagtatttaaaaacaaaaaagacctgggagatagaaagggagagaaagagagggagggagagagaatgagaagcatcaattcgtagttgcttcactttagttgttcaatgattgcttttcattatgtgccttgactggggataggACCTcaggctcaaactgagccagtgaccccttgctctaaccagcaacctcttcagctcaagccagcgatctttgggcttaagctggcaaccttttgGATCGTGTTGGCAATCCTGTGTTGGCAATCCTGCACTCAAatcagtgaccccacattcaagcccacgagcctgtgcccaagccggcgacctcaggggtttcgaaccggcaacttcagcatttgtATTCCTCTTCTTGTCCCTGAGTGGGAGTGCCACCCAGCTCCGTTCAACTGGGCCCAGTTGTGAGACGGACTGTGACCTCAGTCCTCTACCCCAGGAGAGGGCCCACAAACGCATGGCCAGGTCCTGTTCTTGTTTCAGCCAGTGTCTGGGCTGCAGTCTTTCTGCTTCTGAGGTCTGGGCAAGTGAATCTCATACACAATCCCGTTGCAGTGACTCCTTCCTGCtacccccaggtgctgaggtcactgaggaAGGGACTAGAGCCCCGGAGAATCAACGTGCATACAGTCATCATTAGAAGGTGCAGTTTAGATTCCGACTCTGAGGTCTGAACCCGGCAGGGAGAGTCCTGCATCTGCTCCTCCCACTTTCCGCAGCCCAGCTGCCCCCTTTGCTCCCCACAGCAGGTGCTGGCATGCAGCTGTCATCCTCCTTGCTCTCCCCACCCTGGCAGGCTGTCCTGGGTGGGGCTGAGCTGGGTGGGGCAGCCCCCGTGTATTGAGTGTCCTGGGAGGCTGTGTCCCCCACAAGCAAATTCAGCCAGAGATTGCTTCTGAGCAGTGGTTCTGACCGGTGAGAGCTGCTGCCCATAgggatgggggttgggagggTAAGAAGCTCAGGTCAGGGTGGATCAAGGGCCTGCAGGAGAAAACTCAGAACTGCCTGAGGGAGAAGTCCTGAATGAGGGACAAGAATGAAGAATGTCAGGGGACTGTGTGTGCAGGGGGGGGTGTGACCAGAGGAGGGAAGGGTGCAGGGACCAGCAGGagtcccgggcgctgggaatggcagGCTGCAGGCCCCAGTCTCAGCTCTCCTCTCCAGGAAGGACCCTCCTGCCCTGGCTGCCTCaccaggagaaagggaagggaccCAAGAACTGAGGCCTGGGAGAACGTGAGGGTGGAAACCAAAGGGGATGGGAATGGGAATTCTGCCCGCCGCCCCATGTGCTGTGTCTTTGCCAggtgaggaaggagcaggaaaggcAAGTCTAGGTTCTGGATTGCCTTCAGAGTCACAGACCCAGCCATGCCTGCGCCCCTGCTCCCGCTGCTGCTTCGAACGCTGCTGTCCCGCCTGCTGCTGCCCGCAGCCCGCCTGGCCCGCCAGCGCCTCCTGCCCCTGCTGCGCCGACTGGCCCGCCGCCTTGGCTCCCAAGACGTTAGGGAAGCTCTGTTGGGCTGTCTGTTGTTTGTCCTCAGCCAGAGACATCCGCCAGACGGGGGAGAGGCCTCCAGAGCGGCCCGCCCCGAGAGGAGGGAGAGGCTAGCCCCCAAAAAATGAGGTCACGAGTCCTGGTAGCAGCAGGAATGAACTGCTTTCTTTTGGAGTACGACAGTCCTGGCAACCATCACCGACTGAAGCCTGCCCAGCGAGCATTAGACATGGTTCCCAGCTGGGCACAGGAGCCTCCTGGCTCCAGCAGAAATGACTGGAACCAAGCCCAGCATCTAGCAGAAAACTGACTTTATCCATCCTCTCTGCTGTCTTCAGTACCTTTCCTAATCACCTGGGGCCTCCGCAGGGAGAGgaactgtctctccccctctccctatctCCAGATAAATGGGGACACGAGGTCCAGTGAGGAACAATGCTTAACCAAGGGTCAACTGACAATTTAGTGGAGGCAAGATTTTAATCCAGACTCAGGGTTTACCTTAAAAGAGTAAGACCTTGATTCCCCCAGAGAATCAATTCTGCCCCAAAGCTCAGTAAGCAGCAGgcagtcaataaaatatttttgaattcctGGGATGCCTCTGAAATTCTTTTCACCCACACTGCTGCCTGGGTGACCCCATCGCGAGACAGTGTCACCTGGCCAGGGGGTTAGGTGGGGCACAATCAAGGCCCCCTCTGATCCCTGTTCCATTCTCCCTGGCAGTCCTCGCCTCCTGGAAGCTGTTTCTCTCCTCACACCTCAGTGGGCCTCTCACGGTAAGGAGGAAAATGTCCTTGAcagggtttagagcaggggtctcaaactcgcggcccgccgaacaattttgtgcagcccgcagactaatccacgaagttcaaaatattttggataaaattaagtaagcctaggggcctacttgtatttttcatttctctagcatcctagctagatattagcttagttaacagcagttgtgatgcgaactacagtttctggtcgttttgtgacactgagtaaactgcatgtacgattgtgcttgttgtactgatttttttttgttttcaactgcagtgagaaaagtgttgcgtaacagttgccttttgtagacctagtgcggcccgccgaacccacatgctgagttgagtttgagacccctggtttagagactCTTCGCAGCTAGGGGTGACGGGAAGAAGAATATTTGTTGGCTAAAGGACCCTGTGGGCAGCCCCTCAGGGGGACAGTGCAGAAATGCATGCTCCtgcagagatgggggtgggggccgcATAACCTGAGGAATTCACCGCTTTTCTTCCTCCCCAGAGGGAGGCTCTTCAAGGGTCAAATAGGAGTTGTCGGAAGTATTTGCATTTTAACCTCTGGATAATTTGTTTAGGATTCCCCTGCAATAGTCCTCTCTCCTTCCACCAGCTCTCGAGTCAGACAGGGATAGTGGAGGAGTCTAGATATTTTACAGGATTCCCGCCCGGTCCCCACACCCGTTAGAAGCTTGGGCCAGGGGAAGACCAGAGACCAGCGCTGTGCCCTGACCCCAGCCCTGTGGGACTTTCCGCCAGACCCGCGCCTGCCCGCCGCCCGGCCATCTGCTTCCTCCGGCAGTCCTCAAAAGCCAGTGCACGTGCTCGCCCCTCGTGGGAAGAAGGCCTGGGGGGAGGAGCGGAGTGTAGGCGGTGCGAAACCTTGGTCCGTTAACCGCGTTGCCCTCCGAGGTCTTGGGCGGGTTTTTTTACCCTTCTCCAGGCCCTGCTCCGGGCCTCCCTTCTAGCCGGTCCCCCGCTGCGCGGCAGAGACCGGTCAGACCCGACGCAGGTTGCGATTTTCCGGCGGCCGCCTCAACCCCGAGGTGGGGAGGGTAGGAGCA of Saccopteryx bilineata isolate mSacBil1 chromosome 1, mSacBil1_pri_phased_curated, whole genome shotgun sequence contains these proteins:
- the MYMX gene encoding protein myomixer, whose protein sequence is MPAPLLPLLLRTLLSRLLLPAARLARQRLLPLLRRLARRLGSQDVREALLGCLLFVLSQRHPPDGGEASRAARPERRERLAPKK